A window from Barnesiella propionica encodes these proteins:
- a CDS encoding glycosyltransferase family protein yields MKILLLGEASNLHWTLAEGLRSLGHQVTVASNGSHWMDNSRDISLIRKSNGIIDSVKYLSKVLYHCKDFKGYDIVQIKNPVFFDLRPEKNLMIFRFLKKHNKKIFLSALGTDHYYVKTCLEQKKLCYSDFFINGKPLQFPERQNIINAWIGGPNEKPNHEIAQETNGIIACLYEYYISYENKYKNKLGYIPIPINLAQHPLKEISAFPQTVNFFIGIQKDRSIIKGTDILYDILRTIKNDYPRECNILKAESIPLTEYKIMMNKADVLLDQLYSYTPATNALGAMAQGIIAVSGGEAEMYDFIGEKELHPIINVKPCREDIYIKLENLIKSKRKIPQLAFESHEFIKRHHDHIKVAQQYLDFWSAH; encoded by the coding sequence ATGAAGATATTGTTATTAGGAGAAGCCAGCAATTTACATTGGACATTAGCCGAAGGATTAAGAAGCTTGGGACATCAGGTTACCGTTGCTTCCAATGGTTCTCATTGGATGGACAACTCACGGGACATCAGCCTCATACGCAAAAGCAACGGCATTATCGACTCCGTAAAATATCTTTCCAAAGTATTATATCACTGTAAAGATTTTAAAGGATACGACATAGTACAAATCAAAAATCCGGTTTTTTTTGATTTACGGCCCGAAAAGAATTTAATGATTTTCCGATTTCTAAAAAAACACAATAAAAAAATATTCCTCAGCGCATTAGGCACCGATCATTATTATGTTAAAACCTGTCTCGAGCAAAAAAAATTATGTTATTCCGATTTCTTCATCAACGGTAAGCCGCTACAATTTCCAGAACGTCAAAATATAATCAATGCCTGGATCGGAGGACCTAATGAAAAACCCAATCATGAAATTGCGCAAGAAACAAACGGCATAATAGCCTGCTTATATGAATATTACATTTCTTATGAAAACAAGTATAAAAATAAATTAGGATACATTCCCATTCCTATTAATTTGGCACAACATCCTTTAAAAGAAATATCAGCTTTTCCGCAAACGGTGAATTTCTTCATTGGAATTCAGAAAGACAGGTCTATTATTAAAGGGACAGATATTCTATACGACATATTGAGAACTATAAAAAACGACTACCCACGAGAATGTAATATTCTTAAAGCCGAATCCATTCCTTTGACCGAATATAAAATTATGATGAATAAAGCAGATGTTTTACTAGACCAACTTTATTCTTATACGCCTGCCACGAATGCACTGGGAGCTATGGCCCAGGGAATTATAGCGGTCAGTGGAGGAGAAGCCGAAATGTATGATTTTATCGGAGAAAAGGAACTACATCCTATCATCAATGTAAAGCCCTGCCGGGAAGATATTTATATTAAACTTGAAAATTTAATTAAATCCAAAAGAAAAATTCCGCAACTGGCTTTTGAAAGTCATGAATTCATCAAAAGGCATCATGACCACATTAAAGTGGCTCAGCAATATCTTGATTTTTGGTCGGCACATTAA
- a CDS encoding glycosyltransferase family A protein has translation MREIMSIVVPVFNREKWIEKMFLSVREQTYRPLRLILVDNGSTDSSLSVCHRLKSEYETDDFTVDVLQELKRGANAARNKGFSEVKSRYVMFFDSDDVLLPMTVSLYMKEFNDNRELDIVAGFVRFVTGDGQRLFSKTSFKDPLKSQILYGILGTQRFAVRTELLRSVGGWSEELMRWQDWNLGVRLLLNTSRIGWIKKNPLADIYLHEDSISGVNYSSSSKDITLSLDRTFEAVMESNIPNKCYFAKLISFKRIVMAGIYSYEGCDDGKVLYREIIKDVPDIYLKSLFRISYRLASVTGRGFSFLADWFIR, from the coding sequence ATGCGAGAAATCATGTCGATAGTTGTCCCCGTTTTCAATCGGGAAAAATGGATTGAAAAGATGTTTCTTTCTGTACGGGAGCAAACATATCGTCCGTTAAGATTGATCTTGGTTGATAATGGTTCGACAGATTCTTCCTTGTCTGTTTGTCATCGGTTAAAATCGGAATATGAGACGGATGATTTTACGGTTGATGTTTTACAGGAATTAAAACGGGGAGCCAATGCTGCCCGTAACAAGGGATTCTCTGAAGTGAAAAGTAGGTATGTTATGTTTTTTGATTCCGATGACGTTCTGTTGCCCATGACAGTTTCTTTATATATGAAGGAATTCAACGATAATCGGGAACTGGATATTGTTGCCGGTTTTGTCCGGTTTGTCACCGGAGACGGGCAGAGGTTGTTCTCTAAAACATCTTTTAAAGATCCGTTGAAGTCACAAATATTATATGGGATTTTGGGTACACAGCGTTTTGCAGTGAGAACAGAATTATTAAGATCGGTAGGAGGCTGGAGTGAAGAACTGATGCGCTGGCAGGATTGGAATCTTGGTGTCCGGCTGTTGTTAAATACTTCCCGTATCGGATGGATAAAAAAAAATCCTTTGGCAGATATATATTTGCATGAGGATAGTATTAGCGGAGTGAATTATTCTTCGTCCAGTAAAGATATAACTCTTTCTCTGGATCGTACATTTGAAGCTGTGATGGAGAGCAACATTCCGAATAAATGTTATTTTGCGAAACTTATTTCTTTTAAACGTATAGTAATGGCCGGAATATATAGCTATGAGGGTTGTGATGACGGAAAGGTGTTATATAGGGAAATAATAAAAGATGTTCCGGATATTTATTTAAAAAGTTTATTCCGCATTAGTTACCGGCTTGCTTCTGTTACCGGCCGGGGTTTTTCTTTTTTAGCCGATTGGTTTATCCGGTGA
- a CDS encoding M20 family metallo-hydrolase has protein sequence MATKDELYYKALDLLKNLISNPSISREEVKAADLIESVISSEGITSYRKGNNVWAISPQYNLSHPTILLNSHIDTVKPVAGWKKEPFMPVIEDGRLYGLGSNDAGASVVSLLSAFLYLIKTDQKYNLIFLASAEEEVSGKNGIESILPELPVIDFAIVGEPTDMAPAIAEKGLIVLDCSVYGTSGHAARNEGENAIYKALPIISALRDFSFPKISENLGSIKISVTQIQAGTQHNVIPDRCDFVVDIRTNDHYTNKEVVDILKKQIPCDITPRSLRLNSSRIELSHPFVQRAIIAGKQPFGSPTLSDQALMPFPSVKIGPGDSARSHTADEYIKLDEIREAIELYISLLDRLTLK, from the coding sequence ATGGCTACTAAAGACGAATTATATTATAAGGCCTTGGATTTGTTAAAAAATCTAATCAGCAATCCGTCCATAAGCCGGGAAGAAGTAAAAGCCGCCGACCTCATCGAATCGGTCATATCGTCTGAAGGCATCACTTCTTACCGTAAAGGCAATAATGTATGGGCAATTTCCCCACAATATAATTTATCTCATCCAACTATTTTATTAAACTCACATATCGATACGGTAAAACCGGTAGCAGGCTGGAAAAAAGAACCTTTTATGCCTGTTATTGAAGACGGCCGGCTTTACGGTCTGGGCAGCAACGATGCCGGCGCGTCTGTAGTTTCCCTTCTTTCCGCTTTTCTATATCTCATAAAAACAGACCAAAAATACAATTTGATCTTTCTGGCTTCTGCCGAAGAAGAAGTATCCGGAAAAAACGGAATAGAAAGTATCCTCCCTGAATTACCGGTTATAGATTTCGCTATAGTGGGAGAACCTACCGACATGGCTCCGGCGATAGCCGAAAAAGGACTTATTGTTCTGGATTGTAGTGTATACGGAACATCAGGACATGCAGCCAGAAACGAAGGGGAAAACGCAATATATAAAGCTCTGCCTATAATCAGCGCTTTACGGGATTTCTCTTTTCCGAAAATTTCCGAAAATTTAGGCAGCATAAAAATAAGTGTCACACAAATACAGGCTGGAACACAACATAACGTTATACCCGACCGTTGCGACTTTGTGGTAGATATCCGAACAAATGACCATTATACGAATAAAGAAGTCGTAGATATCCTGAAAAAACAAATTCCATGCGATATCACACCCCGCTCTTTACGGCTAAACTCTTCCCGTATCGAACTTTCGCATCCTTTCGTCCAACGGGCAATTATAGCAGGAAAACAACCTTTCGGTTCCCCGACATTGTCCGATCAAGCCCTTATGCCTTTCCCCTCGGTAAAAATAGGCCCGGGCGATTCTGCCCGTTCTCATACGGCAGACGAATATATCAAACTTGATGAAATAAGAGAAGCTATAGAACTATATATATCCTTATTAGACAGACTAACTTTAAAATAA
- a CDS encoding AMP-dependent synthetase/ligase, whose translation MINQLTSLVRRQASKYGEREAFSHRDYSSDTWISTSWNTFSEQVTDAAKAMAMIGIRELENIGTYTQNKPEGLIVDFAAFDNRAVPVPLYPTSSLDQIEYIINEAEIRFLFVGEQAQYDNAIEAQRICKTLEKLVIFDNTVCLKKEDTTSIYFDNFMEMGRHADNDAVVEQRRSNGSPDDLATLIYTSGTTGEPKGVMLTHSNLDEAMRIHRQRLICVSDKDVSLCFLPLTHVFERAWTYFCLTVGMRVAINLNPKDIQQTIREVRPTIMCSVPRFWEKVYTAVQEKMVSSKGLVRLLMKRALKVGKKYNLDYVRQNKMAPLWLELEYKFFDKIVLNKIRKTIGIEKGNIFPTAGAPLSDTINEFLHSCGINIVYGYGLSETTATVTCFDFTGYEIGTVGSVMPDVKIKVGENNEILVKAATVMKGYYKKPEETAKVFTQDGWFKTGDAGKLSADGSLVLTERIKDLFKTSNGKYIAPQAIETRLGEDKYIDQIAVIGDQRKYVTAIIIPAYEALKEYAAQQQIKYHNLEELVKNQKIHKLIEERIDTLQKNFARFEQIKRFTLLPRAFSMETGELTNTLKIRRPIINQLYSAEIEAMYA comes from the coding sequence ATGATAAATCAACTTACTTCTCTAGTCCGTCGCCAGGCTTCTAAATATGGTGAACGGGAGGCATTCAGCCACCGGGACTATTCTTCAGACACATGGATATCCACTTCCTGGAATACTTTTTCCGAACAAGTTACAGATGCTGCTAAGGCTATGGCTATGATTGGAATTCGTGAATTGGAGAATATCGGTACTTATACGCAAAATAAGCCGGAAGGTCTTATTGTGGATTTTGCCGCATTCGATAACAGAGCTGTTCCGGTTCCGTTATATCCTACAAGTTCTTTAGATCAGATAGAATATATTATAAATGAAGCGGAGATTCGTTTCCTTTTTGTCGGAGAACAGGCTCAATATGACAATGCAATCGAGGCGCAGCGTATTTGCAAGACTTTGGAAAAACTTGTCATTTTTGATAATACGGTTTGCCTGAAAAAAGAGGATACGACATCTATTTATTTTGATAATTTTATGGAAATGGGACGCCATGCCGACAATGATGCTGTGGTGGAGCAACGTCGCTCAAATGGCTCTCCGGATGATCTTGCTACCCTTATTTATACATCGGGGACTACCGGAGAACCTAAAGGTGTAATGTTGACTCATTCGAATCTGGATGAAGCTATGCGTATACACCGGCAAAGATTGATTTGCGTGTCCGATAAGGATGTGTCACTTTGTTTTCTACCCCTTACCCATGTATTTGAAAGAGCCTGGACTTATTTCTGTTTGACCGTTGGAATGCGCGTGGCAATCAATCTCAATCCTAAAGATATTCAGCAAACTATACGTGAAGTACGTCCTACTATCATGTGCAGTGTACCCAGGTTCTGGGAAAAAGTTTATACGGCTGTCCAAGAAAAAATGGTATCCTCGAAAGGTCTCGTTCGTTTATTGATGAAACGCGCCTTGAAAGTGGGTAAAAAATATAATCTCGATTATGTTCGGCAGAATAAGATGGCTCCGTTATGGTTGGAGTTGGAATATAAATTTTTCGATAAAATCGTTTTAAATAAAATACGTAAAACGATCGGCATTGAAAAAGGAAATATATTTCCCACAGCCGGAGCCCCTTTGTCCGATACTATAAACGAGTTCCTGCATTCCTGTGGAATAAACATAGTCTATGGTTACGGACTTTCGGAAACGACTGCTACAGTGACGTGCTTCGACTTTACCGGTTATGAAATAGGTACGGTGGGAAGTGTTATGCCCGATGTGAAAATTAAGGTAGGAGAAAATAACGAGATTCTGGTAAAGGCGGCTACGGTAATGAAAGGTTATTATAAGAAGCCTGAAGAGACAGCCAAGGTTTTTACGCAGGATGGTTGGTTCAAAACAGGCGATGCCGGAAAATTATCTGCAGACGGTTCATTGGTATTAACGGAACGTATCAAGGATTTATTTAAAACTTCAAACGGCAAATACATTGCTCCCCAGGCTATAGAAACCCGGTTGGGAGAAGATAAATATATTGACCAGATTGCTGTTATCGGAGACCAGCGGAAATATGTAACGGCTATTATAATACCGGCTTATGAAGCTTTAAAAGAATATGCCGCACAACAACAGATAAAATATCATAATCTGGAAGAACTGGTTAAAAACCAGAAAATACATAAACTTATTGAGGAGCGTATAGATACGTTACAAAAGAATTTTGCACGTTTCGAACAAATAAAACGATTTACTCTTCTTCCCCGTGCATTCAGTATGGAAACGGGTGAATTGACAAATACTTTAAAAATACGCAGACCTATAATCAACCAACTTTATAGTGCCGAGATAGAAGCAATGTATGCTTAA
- the prfB gene encoding peptide chain release factor 2 (programmed frameshift), translated as MITQEQLKETEERKLALRRYLDIDSKIIEVEEEELRTHVPDFWEDQKKAEAQMRKVKELHFWIDGYKEVDKEVEELKLAFDFVKEGIITEEELDQIYERAVTMLEKLELRNMLRREEDKLGVVLKINSGAGGTESQDWASMLMRLYLRWAEQHHYKVSVANLLEGDEAGIKSVTMQIEGDFAYGYLKSENGVHRLVRVSPYNAQGKRMTSFASVFVTPLVDDSIEIHINPADVSWDTFRSGGAGGQNVNKVETGVRLRYNYKDPETGETREILIENTESRSQLDNRENAMRLLKSQLYDMALQRKMAEQQKIEAGKKKIEWGSQIRSYVFDDRRVKDHRTNYQTSDVQGVMDGDIDNFIKAYLMEYGAE; from the exons ATGATTACACAAGAGCAATTAAAAGAGACGGAAGAGCGCAAGCTTGCGCTTAGGAGGTACCTT GACATCGATTCAAAGATAATAGAAGTAGAAGAAGAAGAATTGCGCACTCATGTGCCCGACTTTTGGGAAGATCAGAAAAAAGCTGAGGCGCAGATGCGTAAAGTCAAAGAACTTCATTTTTGGATTGACGGATATAAAGAAGTCGATAAAGAAGTAGAAGAGTTGAAACTGGCCTTTGATTTTGTAAAAGAGGGGATAATTACGGAAGAAGAACTTGACCAGATTTACGAACGTGCCGTGACAATGCTTGAAAAGCTGGAGTTAAGGAATATGTTACGACGGGAAGAAGATAAACTGGGTGTCGTACTTAAAATTAATTCCGGTGCGGGTGGTACGGAAAGTCAGGACTGGGCTTCTATGTTGATGAGGCTTTATCTTCGTTGGGCCGAGCAGCACCATTATAAAGTATCGGTTGCGAATTTACTGGAAGGTGATGAGGCTGGTATCAAGTCGGTGACGATGCAGATAGAAGGTGATTTTGCCTATGGTTATTTAAAAAGCGAGAATGGCGTACATCGTCTGGTGCGTGTTTCCCCGTATAATGCTCAGGGAAAAAGAATGACATCTTTTGCATCGGTTTTTGTAACTCCTCTTGTTGATGATTCTATTGAGATTCATATTAATCCGGCCGATGTTTCTTGGGATACTTTCCGTTCCGGCGGAGCTGGCGGACAGAATGTGAATAAAGTAGAAACAGGCGTGCGGTTACGGTATAACTATAAAGATCCGGAAACGGGAGAGACTCGTGAAATCCTGATAGAGAATACCGAAAGCCGTTCTCAGTTGGACAATCGTGAGAATGCCATGCGTTTATTGAAGTCTCAGCTATATGATATGGCGTTGCAACGTAAGATGGCCGAGCAACAAAAAATAGAAGCGGGAAAGAAGAAAATCGAATGGGGTTCCCAAATCCGCAGTTACGTTTTTGATGACCGCAGGGTGAAAGACCATAGGACCAACTACCAGACGTCCGATGTTCAGGGCGTGATGGATGGTGATATAGATAATTTTATTAAGGCGTACCTGATGGAGTACGGTGCTGAATAG
- the argB gene encoding acetylglutamate kinase, whose amino-acid sequence MEKLTLIKVGGKIVEEPDTLLNLLSDFSMVPGHKVLVHGGGRSATRLAARLGIESKMINGRRVTDAEMLEVVTMVYGGLVNKNIVAGLQALGVNALGLTGADMNVLLSDKRPAGSVDYGFVGDIKRADGSVLAKLIGEGIVPVMAPLTHDGKGHMLNTNADTIAGETACSLASFFDVTLVYCFEKPGVLLQEDDDNSVIHEIDYCGFLDYVKNGIIQGGMIPKLENAFGAIRAGVREVLITRADCLCYPEKGTKIV is encoded by the coding sequence ATGGAAAAGCTTACGCTTATTAAGGTCGGCGGTAAAATTGTAGAAGAGCCGGATACATTACTCAACTTGTTATCTGATTTTTCTATGGTTCCGGGTCATAAGGTCCTGGTACACGGAGGTGGCCGCTCTGCTACCCGTCTTGCCGCCCGATTAGGCATAGAAAGTAAGATGATAAATGGACGCCGTGTTACCGATGCCGAAATGCTGGAAGTGGTAACAATGGTTTATGGCGGTCTTGTGAATAAGAATATAGTAGCCGGGTTACAGGCATTGGGAGTAAATGCTTTGGGACTAACCGGAGCAGACATGAACGTATTATTATCCGATAAACGTCCTGCAGGCAGTGTTGATTATGGATTTGTAGGCGATATAAAACGTGCAGATGGTTCTGTTCTGGCAAAGCTTATCGGAGAAGGAATTGTGCCGGTAATGGCTCCTCTTACTCATGATGGTAAAGGACATATGCTGAATACGAATGCTGATACTATAGCCGGGGAGACGGCTTGTTCACTTGCCTCTTTTTTTGATGTGACACTAGTCTATTGTTTTGAAAAGCCCGGAGTTTTATTGCAGGAAGATGATGATAACAGCGTAATTCATGAAATCGATTATTGCGGTTTTTTGGATTATGTAAAAAATGGAATCATACAAGGAGGTATGATTCCTAAATTAGAAAACGCTTTTGGGGCTATTCGTGCCGGTGTGCGGGAAGTTTTGATAACCCGGGCAGATTGTCTGTGTTATCCTGAAAAAGGTACAAAAATAGTGTAA
- a CDS encoding ATP-binding protein, which translates to MNKFQSFFANFLKRKIEMPYSTRNIGMEDLNNEIISVTPDMIFIHDKELNIIKVFNADDTILPIPSQKMIGMNVRDIIMDKKMAEDYARNLNHAINNQTRRRFEFNLPVRGKIIYFEVCTAYLKENLVITFLRDITENTLNKIESEKLRIFLNRAMENMAIPVSIKDMTTEKYIFWSKKSSFFGLTSEEVIGKTEHLFMNYEEAEAIRKFDRDLAKTNGSYQDIETFVTKDGVTHSLLVTKNIFSYGDTKWLVCSTSDITDLQKQQEQIKSVTQKLMLALNISRMMLWNYDIINKEFILDSKQIKGLPVETLNWDLKIPLDKFLEAIHPDDQSGICTDFDNFEKGLVDNIQKTIRADFRKTGKYTWIELHISIEKKDSSGKITRLIGTTASVDQHKEMELSLTKAKNEFEITNSILSSVLSLSKVLPWDCDVPTQIFSCNYDIYHHEDQKEPINGKYYCSVEKYINSIHPDYREHMRNVFTDLLNGKCTEFHETYQVHWYNDREYEWIDKQGAIYEYDENGTPKTIIGSSIVITEQKRMEQNLMLAKEQAEESNRLKSAFLANMSHEIRTPLNAIVGFSGVLAQTDIEEEKQEYLNIIENNNALLLQLIGDILDLSKIEAGTLEFIYTDVDINSLLNEIEQITKLKVNSGKVSVSFTEKIPECIINTERNRLSQVINNFITNAIKFTEKGNINFGYRLTDDGYIYFYVSDTGCGIPADKRDQIFGRFVKLNDFAQGTGLGLAISESIIQRLGGKIGAESAEGKGSTFWFKIPYKPVQNIENKSEKLQDITLGETGIVEKPTILIAEDNASNYKLFETVLKKNYTLIHAWNGIEAIRLFKEQNPHIILMDLKMPEMDGYEATRKIREISGSVIIIAVTAFAFAEDEQKVLKSGFNDYLPKPIHAQELKDKIQIYLDINK; encoded by the coding sequence ATGAATAAGTTTCAAAGTTTTTTCGCTAATTTCCTGAAACGCAAAATCGAAATGCCGTATTCAACACGAAATATCGGCATGGAGGATTTGAATAACGAAATTATATCCGTAACACCCGATATGATATTTATCCATGATAAAGAGTTGAACATCATTAAAGTATTTAATGCCGATGATACCATACTGCCTATCCCTTCACAAAAAATGATAGGGATGAACGTTCGTGATATTATTATGGACAAAAAAATGGCGGAAGATTATGCCAGAAACCTTAACCATGCTATTAATAACCAGACGCGAAGAAGGTTTGAATTCAATCTACCTGTACGAGGGAAAATCATATATTTTGAAGTATGTACCGCATATTTAAAAGAAAACCTTGTCATTACATTTTTAAGAGATATAACCGAGAATACCTTAAATAAAATTGAATCTGAAAAATTAAGAATATTCCTGAACCGGGCTATGGAAAATATGGCAATCCCCGTTTCCATAAAAGATATGACTACTGAAAAATATATATTCTGGAGTAAAAAATCATCTTTCTTCGGGCTTACATCAGAAGAAGTCATCGGAAAAACGGAACATCTTTTCATGAATTATGAAGAAGCAGAAGCCATTCGTAAATTTGACAGAGATTTAGCCAAGACAAATGGCTCGTATCAGGATATAGAAACATTCGTTACTAAAGATGGGGTAACACATTCATTACTTGTAACCAAGAATATCTTTTCATACGGAGATACCAAATGGCTGGTATGCAGCACATCAGATATAACAGATTTACAAAAACAACAAGAACAGATAAAATCGGTTACCCAAAAACTGATGCTAGCCCTTAATATAAGCCGCATGATGCTTTGGAATTACGATATAATAAACAAAGAATTCATCCTGGATTCCAAACAAATAAAAGGCTTGCCTGTAGAAACTCTAAACTGGGATCTGAAAATCCCTCTCGATAAATTTCTGGAAGCTATTCATCCTGACGACCAAAGTGGTATTTGTACAGATTTTGACAATTTCGAAAAAGGTTTAGTGGATAATATTCAAAAAACAATAAGAGCCGACTTCAGAAAAACAGGGAAATACACATGGATAGAATTACATATATCAATAGAAAAAAAAGATTCTTCAGGAAAAATAACACGTTTGATCGGTACTACTGCATCGGTGGACCAGCATAAAGAAATGGAACTATCCTTAACCAAAGCTAAAAATGAATTTGAAATTACCAATTCGATCCTTTCTTCCGTATTAAGCTTATCAAAAGTTCTTCCTTGGGATTGTGACGTTCCTACCCAAATATTCTCATGCAATTACGATATTTATCATCACGAAGACCAAAAAGAACCTATCAACGGCAAATATTATTGTTCGGTAGAAAAATATATCAATTCCATACATCCCGATTACAGAGAACATATGCGTAACGTCTTTACCGATCTCCTCAACGGAAAATGTACAGAATTTCACGAAACATATCAGGTACATTGGTACAACGACCGGGAATACGAATGGATAGACAAGCAAGGAGCCATTTACGAATATGATGAAAACGGCACGCCGAAAACAATTATAGGTTCAAGTATAGTAATCACCGAGCAAAAACGGATGGAACAAAATCTGATGCTGGCCAAAGAACAGGCAGAAGAAAGCAACAGGCTAAAATCGGCATTCTTGGCGAATATGAGCCACGAAATACGTACACCTTTAAATGCAATAGTAGGATTCTCCGGAGTACTTGCTCAAACAGATATAGAAGAAGAAAAACAAGAATATCTCAATATTATTGAAAATAACAATGCCCTCTTATTACAACTGATCGGAGATATTCTCGACCTGTCCAAAATAGAAGCCGGTACATTGGAGTTTATTTATACCGACGTGGATATAAACTCGTTATTGAATGAAATAGAACAAATAACAAAACTAAAAGTAAACAGTGGCAAAGTATCTGTTTCTTTCACCGAAAAAATACCTGAATGCATCATAAATACCGAGCGTAACCGCTTATCTCAAGTAATCAACAACTTCATTACGAATGCTATTAAGTTTACCGAAAAAGGAAATATAAATTTCGGATATCGATTAACTGATGACGGATATATCTATTTTTATGTTTCTGACACCGGCTGCGGAATACCGGCAGATAAACGGGATCAGATATTCGGACGTTTTGTTAAATTAAACGATTTCGCACAAGGGACAGGATTAGGACTGGCTATAAGCGAAAGCATTATCCAACGGCTGGGAGGAAAAATCGGTGCCGAATCTGCTGAAGGAAAAGGTTCCACTTTCTGGTTCAAAATCCCATACAAACCTGTCCAGAATATCGAGAACAAATCGGAAAAATTACAAGACATAACTTTGGGAGAAACAGGTATAGTAGAAAAACCCACTATTTTAATTGCTGAAGATAATGCCAGTAATTATAAATTATTCGAAACCGTTCTAAAGAAAAACTATACCTTAATCCATGCATGGAATGGTATCGAAGCAATAAGATTGTTCAAAGAACAAAATCCTCATATCATATTAATGGATTTAAAAATGCCCGAAATGGATGGCTATGAAGCTACCCGGAAAATAAGAGAAATATCCGGCTCCGTGATTATCATCGCTGTTACGGCATTTGCATTCGCCGAAGATGAACAAAAAGTACTCAAGAGCGGCTTCAACGATTATTTACCTAAACCCATCCATGCACAGGAATTAAAAGATAAGATACAAATATATCTGGACATAAATAAATAA
- a CDS encoding putative sugar nucleotidyl transferase: MNIILFDTTRAHENLLPLTFTRPLADIRIGIFTIREKWEKQIPGIYSYWTEPYLSVKFPAVFENENLFIAGNCLPSPALSDMITDLSSGEALTYKQELIAYKGHKEGFLRQQFESVKELDVPPLSIEMLYDIFIKNGEAMIDDFKYITSHGNSSVPSPTNRIIGDPYFPDGTPKIFIEPGATVECAVLNVMNGPIYIGKEVEIMEGSCIRAPFAACNHSVVNMGTRIYGATTLGPYCKAGGELNNVVMFGYSNKAHDGFLGNAVIGEWCNLGAGATASNLKNDYSEIKLWNYTTRRFLRTGLQFCGLIMGDHSKAGINTMFNTATVIGVGVNIHGAGFPRNFVASFSEGGTSGFNDVQLPRFFSIAEKVMARRNMTLTEIDKTILESIYNQAEQYK; this comes from the coding sequence ATGAATATCATACTTTTTGACACTACACGAGCACACGAGAACCTACTTCCGCTGACTTTTACGAGACCTCTTGCCGATATACGAATAGGTATATTTACCATACGTGAAAAATGGGAAAAACAAATACCGGGTATTTATTCTTATTGGACGGAGCCTTATCTGTCCGTCAAATTCCCTGCCGTTTTTGAAAATGAAAACCTTTTTATAGCGGGTAATTGTCTGCCGTCTCCAGCTCTATCGGACATGATAACAGATTTATCCTCAGGAGAAGCCCTTACCTATAAACAGGAATTAATAGCTTATAAGGGTCATAAGGAAGGATTCCTTCGTCAACAATTCGAATCCGTAAAAGAATTGGACGTCCCCCCCCTATCTATAGAAATGCTTTATGATATATTTATCAAGAACGGAGAGGCCATGATAGATGACTTTAAATATATTACTTCCCATGGGAACAGCTCTGTCCCGAGCCCTACAAACCGGATCATAGGAGACCCGTATTTCCCGGACGGAACTCCTAAAATCTTTATCGAACCGGGGGCAACCGTAGAATGTGCTGTTTTAAATGTTATGAATGGTCCTATTTATATCGGGAAAGAAGTGGAAATAATGGAAGGTAGCTGTATACGGGCTCCGTTTGCCGCCTGCAATCATTCCGTCGTAAATATGGGAACCAGAATATACGGGGCTACTACACTCGGACCATATTGTAAAGCAGGAGGAGAACTTAACAATGTCGTTATGTTCGGGTATTCAAATAAAGCACATGATGGCTTCCTCGGAAATGCCGTAATAGGGGAATGGTGCAATCTGGGAGCAGGAGCAACAGCATCTAACCTCAAGAACGATTACAGTGAAATAAAATTATGGAATTATACCACTCGGCGCTTTTTACGCACCGGATTACAGTTTTGCGGATTAATTATGGGCGATCATTCTAAAGCCGGAATTAATACGATGTTCAATACGGCAACAGTTATAGGCGTAGGAGTAAATATACATGGCGCCGGATTCCCCCGTAATTTCGTGGCATCGTTCAGCGAAGGAGGTACATCCGGATTCAACGATGTCCAATTACCCAGGTTTTTCTCTATTGCCGAAAAAGTGATGGCCCGAAGAAATATGACACTCACCGAGATTGACAAAACAATTCTGGAATCTATATACAACCAGGCGGAACAATATAAATAA